GACCAGGCGGCTGAAAGCCTGGTACGCCGGACGGCAAGCCGCCTGCGGCTCTGGCAGGGTGATCTGGACGCTGCCGAACGGCAGGCCCGGTTGGCCGTGGAGCGCGCCCTGGCCGCCGGGCGGGCGGCCGCCGAAGCCGGCGGCTGGGAAGCTCTGGCCGAAGTGCTGCTGGCGCAGGGACGCAACGAAGAAGCCCTGGCGCTGTTCGAGCAGGCCACGCGCATCAATGCCAAAATCAACCGGATCAACCGTCTGCCCATCAGTCACCTGCGTCTGGCCGAAGCCTGTCTGGCCACGGGCGATGCCGTCCGGGCGGAAGCCCATATCCGCCGCGCCCGTGAGCTGTTCGGAGAGACATCGAAGCTTCATGCTGCGGGTCTGCTCTGTCGGCTCGAAGGGGAGTTGCACCTCGTGCGCAACAATCCCAGTGAGGCCGTCACGGCTTTTACCCAGAGCCTGTCCATGTTTGAAGCGGCCGGCTTTCTCTACGACGCCGCCACGAGTCACCTTGGAGCCGGCCGGGCCTTTCTCGCTCTGGGCAATCCGGCCCGGGCGCGCCTTCACCTCGAAGCCGCCCAGCGGCTCTTTATGGAACTGGGCGCCCAACGTGGCCTGGCACAGGCGATGCAGTTGCTGGCTGACGCCCAACGCGCCGATGAGCGGGACCGTCCACTGGCTCCCGCGCCCAGCCTCGATGCCCTGCTCGTCGAAAGTCTTGTGGCGGCTTCGACAACACCGGATTTGCTGCTGCGCGAACTGGTCATCCTGCTCCGTGATGAACTGCGTGTGAACGCTGCCATTTTTGAACAGATGCCCGATGGACTGCGGCTCCACGCGGGCAGCGCCGGTCCAGCCGAGCGGATGCGCCGTGCTCTGGAAAGCAGCCTGCATGATGAGCGTTCCCTGCCGGACGATCTGACGGTGCGCACGTTCAATGACGTGCGGCCCGGAGCCGATCTCGCTCCCATGCGGCGGTTTTTCCTGTGCCTGAGCGGCGTCATCGCGCCCAACATCGCCACAACCATCGAGGCGCTCGTCCACGTCGTGGAGTTCATTCTCGAAAATCACCGTCTGCGCAACACCGTCCGGGCTTCCCGGGCCATTGCAAGCAGTGAGCCGGCGGCCAACCGCTTTGCCCACCTGGGTCTGGTGTGCGAGTCGCCGGCCATGCTGTCGGTTGTGGAGCGCATCGAGAAAATCCGCTCCTCCGATGTGACGGTGCTCATCACGGGTGAGTCCGGGGTCGGCAAGGAACTCGTGGCCCGGGCGCTCCACGCCACCAGCCGCCGCCGGGACCGGGTGTTTTTGCCCTTCAACTGTGCCGCGATTCCGGCCGAGTTGGTCGAAAGCCGGCTGTTCGGGCACCGCCAGGGAGCTTTTACCGGGGCCAACAAAGACGCCCTGGGCATCATCCGGTCGGCCGCCGGAGGAACGCTGTTTCTGGACGAAATTGGAGAGCTGGCCCTGCACGTCCAGCCCAAGCTGCTGCGCTTCCTGCAGGAGCGCGAAATTCACCCGGTAGGCGAGGAAAAGCCCATCAAGGTGGATGTCCGGGTCATTGCGGCGACCAACCGCGACCTGGAAGCGGAGGTGGCCCAGGGCCGGTTTCGGGAAGACCTGTTTCACCGCCTCAACGTGGTACGTCTGCACGTCCCACCGCTGCGGGCGCGCCGCGAAGACATTGCGCCGTTGGTACGGCATCTGTTGCGCGAGTGCGCCAAGCGGGAAGGGAAAAATGTTGCCCTTTCCGAAGCGGCTCTGGAACGTCTGTGCCAGCTTCCCTGGCCGGGCAATGTGCGGCAGCTCAAAAACGAAGTTGAGCGGGCGGTTGCACTTGCCGAACCCAACGACATCCTGACGCCCGATCACTTTTCACCGGAGTTGTGGCTCGCCACACCGCCGATGCCGAGTGGCGCGCACCGCATTCCGCCGTTGCCGCCGGGCGGTCGCCGTGGAACGGGGGAGTTGATCTTTCCTTCCCGACCGACACTGTCGGCGGCCGTGGAGGCGCTGGAGCGCCAGATGATTGCCGAGGCGCTGGAGCGTCACCACGGCAACGTCACCCATGCCGCCCGTGAACTGGGCCTGACCCGGCAGGGGCTGATTCTCAAGCGCCGCCGCTATGGCCTTGAAAAAGAACCGCTGCGGGAATGATGCCGGTACACTATGGCAAAGGCAGGCCCCACCGGCGAACCGTGCCATCCTGCCCCCAGGAAAAGGCATGGACGCCATCGGGATGCAGGGCCACGTGGTGCACCCGTTCGGTGTGACCGGTCAGGCACATAATTTCACAGCCGCTTTCGATGTCCCACAGCCGCACGGTCCGGTCGTCGCTGCCCGACAGAAGCCGTTTGCCATCGGCCGAAATGGCCAGACTGTTGACGTAGTTGCCGTGGCCAATGAAGACCTGCACCGGTTTTCCGTCGGCGACCTGCCACAGGCGAATTGTCGAATCGAGGTTGACTGACGCCACCTGCCGGCCATCGGGCGTAAAGACAACCTGCGCCGAGCCGTAGGGAATTTGCCCGGCATCAAGCCGCTTGATGCGCCGCCGTCCTTCACTTTCGGCCGTTTTGACCTGTTTGAGTTCACTGCCGACCAGCCGCTGGCGGTCATCCGAAATGGACACGCTCAGCGAGTCGTAGGTCGTTTCGTCCGGCGGCAGATAGAGCAGCTCCCGTCCAGTGTGCGTGGCCCACAGGTGGATGTCACCGCTGACGGTCATGACGATGACCGATTGCCCGTCCGGCGCAAAGGTGGCGCAGGCAATTTCATCGGCATGCTTGGTGAACCGGCGGATTTCGCGTCCGGTGGAAGTTTCCCACAGGCGTACGGTTTTGTCCTGCCCGCCGGTCACAATCCATTGCCCGTCTGGCGAGAACGCCACCGTCGTCACCATCGTGTGCCCGAAGAGCCGCCGCAGTTCGCTGCCGCTCTGGGCGTCGCGCAGGCGGAGGCTGTCATCCGCGCCGCTGAACACGGCCAGGCGGTTGTCGGGACTTAGCGCCGCACAGCGTACCGGAAACATGCGCCCGGCGGCAAAACGGGTGATTTCACGCCCGTCTTCAGTCGAAAACATGCCGATGGTCTGGTCACGGCGCGCTGAATGGAAAAACCGGCCATCCCGCGAAAAAGCAATGCTGTTTGGGTAGGTGTGGGCGGTGAAAACGGCAATCTCGCCGAGCTTTTCGGGCGGTTTTACCGGTTCGGGCGCCGGCAACACCAGTCCTGCCAGATTCGGCAGGTGCGGGGCGGGGCCGTTGGTCGCCGATGGAGCCGTGG
This window of the Chloracidobacterium sp. N genome carries:
- a CDS encoding sigma 54-interacting transcriptional regulator translates to MSDALSASAPRLSRHEWLVSRLQFEIGELEQQGSPLAVERRFELARLLAEVHRFDEAAQVLDRIAAQAADAETIAGVHLQRADTYLRQHHIPRAIHEANLALKVGESERLETVVGQAEALLGGIYAAIDEYAIAREHLERGLRLLEAARRMRGVAECRWQLAVMAYHEGRPAESRDEAARALALLEALPGGLAAQDPRLVGQLLDHQAFMAFEAGDLATALALLERALSHWAQTDDRLALGRAYDLVADVRMCAGKWREAEEALGQAMSLVADDQAAESLVRRTASRLRLWQGDLDAAERQARLAVERALAAGRAAAEAGGWEALAEVLLAQGRNEEALALFEQATRINAKINRINRLPISHLRLAEACLATGDAVRAEAHIRRARELFGETSKLHAAGLLCRLEGELHLVRNNPSEAVTAFTQSLSMFEAAGFLYDAATSHLGAGRAFLALGNPARARLHLEAAQRLFMELGAQRGLAQAMQLLADAQRADERDRPLAPAPSLDALLVESLVAASTTPDLLLRELVILLRDELRVNAAIFEQMPDGLRLHAGSAGPAERMRRALESSLHDERSLPDDLTVRTFNDVRPGADLAPMRRFFLCLSGVIAPNIATTIEALVHVVEFILENHRLRNTVRASRAIASSEPAANRFAHLGLVCESPAMLSVVERIEKIRSSDVTVLITGESGVGKELVARALHATSRRRDRVFLPFNCAAIPAELVESRLFGHRQGAFTGANKDALGIIRSAAGGTLFLDEIGELALHVQPKLLRFLQEREIHPVGEEKPIKVDVRVIAATNRDLEAEVAQGRFREDLFHRLNVVRLHVPPLRARREDIAPLVRHLLRECAKREGKNVALSEAALERLCQLPWPGNVRQLKNEVERAVALAEPNDILTPDHFSPELWLATPPMPSGAHRIPPLPPGGRRGTGELIFPSRPTLSAAVEALERQMIAEALERHHGNVTHAARELGLTRQGLILKRRRYGLEKEPLRE
- a CDS encoding serine/threonine-protein kinase, whose protein sequence is MTTIPDPFIGVTLDGKYRLDAKIGVGGFGAVYRATHLNLNRPVAVKVLHNNIHNTTPENLERFRQEGVSACSVSHPNAVAILDFSITQDGHAYLVMELLDGRPLSDELQERFVLPLERCVEIIIPVCDVLTEAHASGIVHRDIKPDNIFLHRTRRGEVVKVLDFGIAKLARPPKEPGRRNLTATGILMGTPEYMSPERMRNKPYDGKADVYSLGIMMYQMLTGKLPFESPDNDFVAVMWMQVNDPPPPLRSYNPAVPVEIERVVMHALEKDPANRPTAEELASELLAATGESSFGYSSGKFTLGSPASTPSADPASPAVPAGLPALTAEGPSVPLLFDLTSTLEIITSPLTESVPAATAPSATNGPAPHLPNLAGLVLPAPEPVKPPEKLGEIAVFTAHTYPNSIAFSRDGRFFHSARRDQTIGMFSTEDGREITRFAAGRMFPVRCAALSPDNRLAVFSGADDSLRLRDAQSGSELRRLFGHTMVTTVAFSPDGQWIVTGGQDKTVRLWETSTGREIRRFTKHADEIACATFAPDGQSVIVMTVSGDIHLWATHTGRELLYLPPDETTYDSLSVSISDDRQRLVGSELKQVKTAESEGRRRIKRLDAGQIPYGSAQVVFTPDGRQVASVNLDSTIRLWQVADGKPVQVFIGHGNYVNSLAISADGKRLLSGSDDRTVRLWDIESGCEIMCLTGHTERVHHVALHPDGVHAFSWGQDGTVRRWGLPLP